In the genome of Bradysia coprophila strain Holo2 unplaced genomic scaffold, BU_Bcop_v1 contig_232, whole genome shotgun sequence, one region contains:
- the LOC119076913 gene encoding S-phase kinase-associated protein 1-like, protein MSSTIRLQSCDGQVFTIDAKVAKTAGTIKNLLEDCGIEEGSETLVPLPNVSGCILEKILEFARYHQDDAVKIDDGDKDKRKDDVSAWDAEFLKMDQATLFELILAANYLDAKALLDAACKTVANLIKGKSPDEIRRTFNITNDFTAAEMEQVRRENDWCDAD, encoded by the coding sequence ATGTCCAGTACCATCCGTTTGCAATCATGCGATGGCCAAGTTTTCACAATCGATGCGAAAGTGGCCAAAACTGCAGGCACGATCAAGAATCTGCTAGAAGATTGTGGCATTGAAGAGGGCAGCGAGACACTTGTACCGTTGCCGAATGTGAGCGGCtgcattttagagaaaattttggaatttgcACGATATCACCAAGACGACGCTGTTAAGATCGACGATGGCGATAAGGACAAACGGAAAGATGACGTTTCGGCGTGGGATGCAGAATTCCTGAAAATGGACCAGGCAACAttgtttgaattgattttggCAGCGAATTACCTAGATGCAAAGGCACTGTTAGACGCCGCGTGCAAGACTGTAGCCAATTTGATTAAGGGCAAAAGTCCGGACGAGATTCGCAGAACGTTTAACATTACGAACGATTTTACGGCTGCTGAAATGGAACAGGTCCGCAGGGAAAACGATTGGTGCGATGCAGATTAG
- the LOC119076895 gene encoding sialin-like isoform X1, with the protein MGKNRAATNESESTKFAYQMEDIVPIYLRKRYLVMFLAFLGYINLYTMRVNLSVAIVAMTTNQTVQHEDGTESWDRPFDWSNVERGYALSSFFYGYIATMLVGGTLAARFGGTLIFGGGILLLSIVTLLTPIMSSKGIYYLIAARVLVGAFSGLSYPSVQAGVYAKWSPPLERTRTSGFGIAGIYLGTVLAMVLSGWLGENFSWQSIFYVFGGVGCVWSALWLAVVRESPDRDSWIRQDERNFINQSLEQHGQVNVVKPPWKKLLSSPAVIAVCVGAFSYTWGFYTLLTQLPSYMNDMLDFNLQNSGFLSAVPYLVLFLTLIFTSSLADWLQMKRILTTTQVRIIFTCSSFLCQLVFLLMAAFFTNTTAVIVCLTLSVGLGAFSMNGYIVNPLDIAPQFASIIMGFANTFGTVPGIVSPIITGYIVQTPTFSEYRIVFYISCGIYLFGTIVYGLLAAGTVQPWAVVSVEESEEESISEK; encoded by the exons ATGGGGAAAAATCG AGCCGCAACGAATGAATcggaatcaacaaaattcgcaTATCAGATGGAAGACATCGTTCCCATATACCTTCGGAAACGTTACTTGGTGATGTTCCTTGCATTTTTAGGATATATCAACCTCTATACTATGCGTGTGAACCTTAGCGTGGCTATTGTTGCAATGACTACGAATCAGACAGTCCAACATGAAGACGGAACGGAAAGCTGGGACAGGCCGTTCGATTGGAGTAATGTTGAACGCGGTTACGCTCTGAGCTCTTTCTTCTATGGCTACATAGCGACGATGCTTGTTGGTGGTACTCTTGCAGCAAGGTTTGGTGGGACATTG ATCTTTGGTGGCGGAATACTTTTGCTTTCAATTGTCACGTTGCTCACACCCATTATGTCTTCCAAGGGAATCTATTATCTGATTGCTGCTCGTGTGCTTGTTGGCGCCTTTTCTGGATTGTCTTATCCGAGTGTCCAAGCAGGTG TGTACGCCAAATGGTCGCCACCTCTAGAACGTACTCGAACCTCAGGCTTCGGTATTGCTGGTATTTATTTAGGAACAGTGTTGGCTATGGTACTGTCAGGTTGGTTGGGAGAGAACTTCAGTTGGCAAAGTATTTTTTACGTATTCGGCGGAGTGGGTTGTGTTTGGTCGGCATTGTGGCTTGCAGTTGTCAGGGAGAGTCCAGATAGGGATTCATGGATTAGACAAGACGAGAGAAATTTCATCAATCAATCGTTGGAACAACATGGTCAGGTCAATGTCGTTAAACCTCCATGGAAGAAATTATTGAGTTCGCCGGCCGTGATTGCCGTTTGTGTTGGAGCTTTCTCTTACACATGGG GATTTTACACCCTACTGACACAGTTACCTTCCTATATGAACGACATGCTCGACTTCAATCTGCAGAACTCTGGATTTTTATCAGCTGTTCCTTATCTGGTGCTTTTCCTGACCCTAATATTCACCAGCTCTTTGGCTGATTGGCTTCAAATGAAGAGAATCTTAACTACCACGCAAGTTCGCATAATTTTCACTTGTtcgtcatttctctgtcaattGGTTTTCTTACTCATGGCTGCCTTCTTTACGAACACCACCGCGGTAATTGTTTGCTTAACTCTATCCGTTGGACTTGGTGCATTTTCCATGAATGGATACATTGTAAATCCGTTGGATATTGCACCACAGTTTGCTAGCATTATTATGGGCTTTGCGAATACATTTGGCACGGTGCCAGGAATTGTGAGCCCAATCATCACGGGATACATTGTTCAAACGCCA ACTTTCTCCGAGTACAGAATCGTGTTTTACATCTCGTGCGGGATTTATTTGTTTGGTACAATCGTGTACGGCTTGTTGGCTGCAGGAACTGTACAACCGTGGGCTGTTGTGTCTGTTGAGGAATCCGAAGAAGAGTCAATTtccgaaaaatga
- the LOC119076895 gene encoding sialin-like isoform X2, with translation MGKNRAATNESESTKFAYQMEDIVPIYLRKRYLVMFLAFLGYINLYTMRVNLSVAIVAMTTNQTVQHEDGTESWDRPFDWSNVERGYALSSFFYGYIATMLVGGTLAARFGGTLIFGGGILLLSIVTLLTPIMSSKGIYYLIAARVLVGAFSGLSYPSVQAVYAKWSPPLERTRTSGFGIAGIYLGTVLAMVLSGWLGENFSWQSIFYVFGGVGCVWSALWLAVVRESPDRDSWIRQDERNFINQSLEQHGQVNVVKPPWKKLLSSPAVIAVCVGAFSYTWGFYTLLTQLPSYMNDMLDFNLQNSGFLSAVPYLVLFLTLIFTSSLADWLQMKRILTTTQVRIIFTCSSFLCQLVFLLMAAFFTNTTAVIVCLTLSVGLGAFSMNGYIVNPLDIAPQFASIIMGFANTFGTVPGIVSPIITGYIVQTPTFSEYRIVFYISCGIYLFGTIVYGLLAAGTVQPWAVVSVEESEEESISEK, from the exons ATGGGGAAAAATCG AGCCGCAACGAATGAATcggaatcaacaaaattcgcaTATCAGATGGAAGACATCGTTCCCATATACCTTCGGAAACGTTACTTGGTGATGTTCCTTGCATTTTTAGGATATATCAACCTCTATACTATGCGTGTGAACCTTAGCGTGGCTATTGTTGCAATGACTACGAATCAGACAGTCCAACATGAAGACGGAACGGAAAGCTGGGACAGGCCGTTCGATTGGAGTAATGTTGAACGCGGTTACGCTCTGAGCTCTTTCTTCTATGGCTACATAGCGACGATGCTTGTTGGTGGTACTCTTGCAGCAAGGTTTGGTGGGACATTG ATCTTTGGTGGCGGAATACTTTTGCTTTCAATTGTCACGTTGCTCACACCCATTATGTCTTCCAAGGGAATCTATTATCTGATTGCTGCTCGTGTGCTTGTTGGCGCCTTTTCTGGATTGTCTTATCCGAGTGTCCAAGCAG TGTACGCCAAATGGTCGCCACCTCTAGAACGTACTCGAACCTCAGGCTTCGGTATTGCTGGTATTTATTTAGGAACAGTGTTGGCTATGGTACTGTCAGGTTGGTTGGGAGAGAACTTCAGTTGGCAAAGTATTTTTTACGTATTCGGCGGAGTGGGTTGTGTTTGGTCGGCATTGTGGCTTGCAGTTGTCAGGGAGAGTCCAGATAGGGATTCATGGATTAGACAAGACGAGAGAAATTTCATCAATCAATCGTTGGAACAACATGGTCAGGTCAATGTCGTTAAACCTCCATGGAAGAAATTATTGAGTTCGCCGGCCGTGATTGCCGTTTGTGTTGGAGCTTTCTCTTACACATGGG GATTTTACACCCTACTGACACAGTTACCTTCCTATATGAACGACATGCTCGACTTCAATCTGCAGAACTCTGGATTTTTATCAGCTGTTCCTTATCTGGTGCTTTTCCTGACCCTAATATTCACCAGCTCTTTGGCTGATTGGCTTCAAATGAAGAGAATCTTAACTACCACGCAAGTTCGCATAATTTTCACTTGTtcgtcatttctctgtcaattGGTTTTCTTACTCATGGCTGCCTTCTTTACGAACACCACCGCGGTAATTGTTTGCTTAACTCTATCCGTTGGACTTGGTGCATTTTCCATGAATGGATACATTGTAAATCCGTTGGATATTGCACCACAGTTTGCTAGCATTATTATGGGCTTTGCGAATACATTTGGCACGGTGCCAGGAATTGTGAGCCCAATCATCACGGGATACATTGTTCAAACGCCA ACTTTCTCCGAGTACAGAATCGTGTTTTACATCTCGTGCGGGATTTATTTGTTTGGTACAATCGTGTACGGCTTGTTGGCTGCAGGAACTGTACAACCGTGGGCTGTTGTGTCTGTTGAGGAATCCGAAGAAGAGTCAATTtccgaaaaatga
- the LOC119076914 gene encoding S-phase kinase-associated protein 1-like: protein MSTIRLQSSDGKVFKTKTEIAKTSGTIRNLLEDCQIEDGFDAVIPLKNVSADILQKVLEYAEHHKDDDVSPDDEDDKCRRTDNISQWDADFLKVDQEILFQLVLAANFLDLKGLLNVVCKTLANMLKNKTADEIRKTFDLVNDFTAEEEDQIRKENEWCGEY from the coding sequence ATGTCTACCATCCGTTTACAATCATCCGATGGCAAAgttttcaaaaccaaaaccgaaattgcgaaaactTCAGGCACGATCAGGAATTTGCTTGAAGATTGTCAAATTGAAGATGGTTTCGACGCAGTTATTCCACTAAAGAATGTGAGCGCAGACATTTTACAGAAAGTGTTGGAATATGCAGAACATCACAAAGATGATGATGTATCGCCGGATGATGAAGACGACAAGTGTCGACGTACCGATAATATTTCGCAGTGGGATGCAGACTTCTTAAAGGTGGATCAGGAAATACTGTTCCAATTGGTATTGGCAGCGAATTTCCTCGATCTCAAGGGACTGTTGAACGTTGTATGCAAGACGCTAGCTAATATGCTAAAGAATAAAACCGCAGATGAGATACGCAAAACATTCGACCTTGTGAACGATTTTACAGCCGAGGAAGAGGATCAGATTCGCAAAGAGAACGAATGGTGCGGGGAATATTAA